A single region of the Vicia villosa cultivar HV-30 ecotype Madison, WI linkage group LG4, Vvil1.0, whole genome shotgun sequence genome encodes:
- the LOC131598166 gene encoding uncharacterized protein LOC131598166, which produces MDWQSKNCSWIQASVFKCRDRIRGTNAWGSALHNGKYKTNEVYNDLRGNREQVTWKYVLHRNFAKPRAKFILWLSLLDHLSTKDRLLKHGSTVDVGCIFCREMETLHHLFFECQITNQIWRLVLHHIGYDRNPRGWTQEKVWLNSETRKQGWLRELLKIAIAECVYGIWRHRNVVIFNQTPVDPHIWKAIVHDVLIRGSFQKSIRSHVNVETMSISL; this is translated from the coding sequence ATGGATTGGCAGAGTAAAAATTGCTCTTGGATTCAGGCCAGTGTGTTCAAATGCAGGGACAGGATTAGGGGAACCAATGCTTGGGGTTCTGCTCTGCACAAtggtaaatataaaacaaatgagGTGTATAATGACCTTCGTGGAAACAGAGAGCAAGTTACTTGGAAGTATGTGTTACACCGGAATTTTGCTAAACCTCGGGCCAAGTTTATACTGTGGTTGAGCTTATTGGATCATTTAAGTACCAAGGATAGATTGTTGAAGCATGGGAGCACTGTTGATGTTGGCTGTATTTTCTGCAGGGAGATGGAAACTCTTCACCACTTATTTTTTGAATGCCAGATAACTAACCAAATTTGGCGCTTAGTTCTCCACCATATTGGTTATGACAGGAACCCCAGGGGCTGGACACAAGAGAAGGTTTGGCTTAACAGTGAAACTAGAAAGCAAGGATGGCTTAGAGAGTTGCTAAAGATTGCAATTGCTGAGTGTGTGTATGGTATTTGGAGACATCGAAATGTTGTGATTTTTAACCAGACTCCAGTGGATCCTCATATTTGGAAGGCAATAGTTCATGATGTTCTTATTAGAGGTAGTTTCCAAAAGTCTATTAGGAGTCATGTAAATGTTGAAACTATGAGTATCTCTCTTTAA